The following are from one region of the Paenibacillus sp. JZ16 genome:
- a CDS encoding MBL fold metallo-hydrolase, with protein MFYLFLFFVVVTLIGLLFISIHPTFGGNAMKKQKTAYSKFDNFSNGKFVNQVPTKMSMSAMDLLSMIKDFIAGRKDRSPSGPIQESVMDWNKINSEKDSLTWFGHSAFLLSIDNKKLLVDPMLGPVASPVSFAGSKRYGNNMLHIIDEMTFLDAVFITHDHYDHLDYSSIQRLKSKVGHFFVPHGVGAHLNRWGVAKEKVIELNWWDEIAFQGLTVALTPSKHFSGRGIFNRDTTLWGGWVILGKNTRVYTSGDGGYDSHFKEIGKKYGPFHMTLIEGGQYDKRWAWVHMTPEEAVQAHLDVNGKNMMLIHWGAFTLAYHAWTEPVERALQKANEANVNLITPKIGETVSLTGEVTVPFSAWWGS; from the coding sequence ATGTTTTATTTGTTCCTCTTTTTCGTCGTCGTCACTCTTATCGGTTTATTGTTTATAAGCATACACCCAACCTTTGGCGGCAACGCAATGAAAAAACAAAAAACGGCGTATAGTAAGTTTGATAATTTTTCCAATGGGAAATTTGTCAATCAGGTTCCTACAAAGATGAGCATGAGTGCTATGGATCTCCTCTCCATGATAAAGGATTTTATTGCTGGAAGAAAAGATCGTAGCCCTAGCGGGCCCATTCAGGAATCAGTCATGGATTGGAACAAAATAAACAGCGAAAAAGATAGTTTAACGTGGTTCGGGCACTCTGCTTTCCTATTGAGTATTGATAATAAAAAGTTATTGGTGGACCCTATGTTAGGACCCGTTGCTTCACCGGTTTCCTTCGCGGGCAGCAAACGATACGGAAATAATATGCTGCATATTATTGATGAAATGACATTTTTAGACGCTGTTTTTATTACACATGACCATTATGATCATTTGGATTATTCTTCCATCCAAAGACTGAAAAGTAAGGTAGGTCATTTTTTTGTTCCTCATGGAGTAGGTGCCCATCTTAATCGATGGGGAGTTGCAAAGGAAAAAGTTATAGAACTCAATTGGTGGGATGAGATTGCGTTTCAAGGTTTAACGGTTGCTTTAACTCCTTCGAAACATTTCTCCGGTAGAGGAATTTTCAATCGCGATACTACCTTATGGGGTGGATGGGTTATTCTTGGGAAGAACACACGGGTCTATACCAGCGGAGATGGAGGATACGATTCACATTTTAAGGAGATAGGCAAGAAATACGGACCATTTCATATGACCTTAATTGAAGGCGGTCAATATGACAAACGATGGGCTTGGGTACATATGACACCAGAAGAAGCTGTTCAGGCTCATTTAGACGTAAATGGGAAGAATATGATGTTAATTCATTGGGGGGCTTTTACCCTTGCTTATCATGCTTGGACTGAACCGGTGGAACGAGCATTACAAAAGGCAAACGAAGCAAATGTTAATTTAATTACTCCTAAAATTGGCGAAACTGTTTCATTAACTGGAGAGGTTACTGTTCCTTTTTCAGCTTGGTGGGGAAGTTAA
- a CDS encoding TetR/AcrR family transcriptional regulator, with protein MLKLDRRIRKTQEAIKMAVIELMIEKEFDQITIQDISDRADVSRRTIYLHYMDKFDLLDKLIEEHIDDLRNICELTDDDADYRDAGLLWFEYFENHSLFFSALLASKGTLFFRNRFLAFFIQELEKENNMSEVSNQGLADGVNVDIQFLGAAIVGVVEWWFKNGRPLPPSFMAWRVGALLERNLNADLRLHEGDFHQTTSCNQ; from the coding sequence TTGTTAAAGCTGGATCGAAGGATACGAAAAACCCAAGAAGCCATAAAAATGGCTGTAATTGAACTGATGATCGAAAAAGAATTTGATCAGATTACGATCCAAGATATTTCCGACAGGGCAGATGTTAGCCGAAGAACGATCTATCTTCACTACATGGACAAATTTGATCTTCTGGATAAGCTTATTGAGGAGCATATTGATGATCTGCGGAATATCTGCGAATTGACAGACGATGACGCCGATTATAGGGATGCTGGGTTGTTATGGTTCGAGTATTTCGAGAACCATTCTTTATTCTTCTCCGCATTGCTCGCGAGTAAGGGGACCCTTTTTTTCCGCAATCGATTCCTTGCGTTTTTTATCCAAGAGTTAGAGAAAGAGAACAATATGTCTGAAGTGAGCAATCAAGGGTTAGCGGACGGTGTGAATGTTGATATTCAATTTCTAGGAGCGGCTATCGTAGGGGTAGTGGAATGGTGGTTCAAGAATGGAAGGCCTCTCCCTCCTTCCTTTATGGCGTGGCGGGTCGGAGCATTGCTTGAACGGAATCTTAATGCTGATTTACGCTTGCATGAAGGAGACTTCCACCAAACAACATCGTGTAATCAATGA
- a CDS encoding TetR/AcrR family transcriptional regulator: MPRSGRPRAFNREEAVTAAMNLFWEHGFESTSLSQLRTAMGNISAASFYAAFDSKEALFREAVDRYISIYGQVSNSFRDTSLTSKAAIEQGLRQSARMQTENSHPLGCLLVLSAVNCSPEQLHIKEILAKEREKVHGWLKNCIERAVANGELPGSTDIPMLLTLFETFLRGISIQARDGVPYETMDAAITQLMNVWEAI, encoded by the coding sequence ATGCCACGAAGTGGACGCCCACGCGCATTTAACCGTGAAGAGGCAGTTACTGCCGCGATGAATCTTTTTTGGGAGCACGGCTTTGAATCCACTTCACTCTCGCAGCTGCGCACTGCGATGGGAAATATTTCAGCGGCGAGTTTTTACGCGGCGTTTGATTCCAAGGAAGCATTGTTCCGCGAAGCGGTGGATCGATATATATCCATTTATGGACAGGTGTCGAATAGTTTTAGGGATACGAGCCTAACATCAAAAGCAGCTATAGAGCAGGGGTTGCGGCAATCGGCGAGGATGCAGACAGAGAATTCTCATCCTTTGGGCTGTCTGTTGGTTTTGTCCGCTGTCAACTGTTCTCCTGAGCAGCTGCACATTAAAGAGATACTCGCGAAGGAACGGGAAAAGGTTCACGGTTGGTTGAAAAATTGCATCGAACGGGCTGTTGCCAATGGGGAGTTGCCGGGTTCAACCGATATCCCCATGCTGCTGACGTTATTCGAAACATTTCTCCGAGGGATTTCGATTCAAGCCCGAGACGGTGTTCCATACGAAACGATGGATGCTGCCATCACTCAACTGATGAACGTATGGGAAGCAATATAA
- a CDS encoding dihydrofolate reductase family protein — translation MRKLVLFLHASLDGFVEGPNGEMDIGWVSYDADLEKHAKEILSTADTVIWGRGTYQMMHSYWPSVPSNPSASQHERNHAEWIEKTAKIVFSTTLEKVEWNNSRLVKEDVEEEIKNLKQQPGADMVILGSPRFAHYLMQLDLIDEYKITVSPVLIGSGLPLFQGLKEKINLKLIENKTFDSGAIGLVYQTVR, via the coding sequence ATGAGAAAACTCGTTCTATTTTTGCACGCATCGCTTGACGGCTTTGTAGAAGGGCCTAACGGTGAAATGGACATTGGCTGGGTTTCCTACGATGCTGATTTGGAGAAACACGCAAAAGAAATTCTGAGTACTGCCGACACTGTCATTTGGGGCCGTGGGACTTATCAGATGATGCACAGTTACTGGCCATCTGTGCCTTCGAACCCATCAGCTTCGCAGCATGAACGGAATCATGCCGAGTGGATCGAAAAGACTGCCAAAATCGTTTTTTCCACGACGCTGGAGAAAGTCGAATGGAACAATTCCAGACTGGTGAAAGAAGATGTCGAGGAAGAGATCAAGAACCTCAAACAGCAGCCAGGCGCGGATATGGTCATCCTCGGTAGTCCTAGATTCGCACACTACCTTATGCAGCTTGATTTAATAGATGAGTATAAAATTACGGTTTCTCCCGTCCTAATCGGCAGCGGGTTGCCGTTATTCCAAGGTCTCAAGGAGAAGATCAATCTAAAACTTATCGAAAACAAGACTTTTGATTCTGGAGCCATAGGCCTCGTTTACCAGACGGTTAGATGA
- a CDS encoding SDR family NAD(P)-dependent oxidoreductase: protein MGKFDGKVAVVTGGTSGIGLASAQQFVQEGAYVFITGRRQCELDEAVKQIGKNVTGVRGDISKSEDLDKLFETVEREKGHLDILFANAGLGSLLPLGEITEAQYYTTFDVNVKGTIFTVQKALPLFPNKRGSIILTGSTAGSTGIPAFSIYGASKAAIRQLVRGWILDMKGTEVRINVLSPGTVVTPAYDELFGSQLDHFLEQAKNDIPLGRVGQVEEISNAVMFLASNESSYLNGVELFVDGGVAQV, encoded by the coding sequence ATGGGGAAATTTGACGGAAAGGTAGCAGTTGTAACCGGAGGTACAAGCGGCATCGGTCTCGCGTCGGCACAACAGTTCGTACAAGAAGGGGCTTACGTTTTTATCACGGGACGCAGACAATGTGAACTGGATGAAGCAGTAAAGCAGATCGGTAAGAATGTTACAGGTGTCCGAGGTGACATTTCAAAGTCGGAAGATCTAGATAAATTGTTTGAAACAGTAGAGCGAGAGAAGGGACACTTGGACATTCTCTTTGCAAATGCCGGACTAGGTTCATTGCTTCCATTAGGAGAAATTACAGAAGCACAATACTACACGACTTTCGATGTCAACGTGAAAGGAACCATCTTTACAGTACAAAAGGCATTACCTTTGTTTCCCAATAAAAGAGGTTCAATTATTCTAACGGGATCCACTGCTGGCTCGACGGGGATACCAGCGTTTAGTATCTATGGTGCCTCAAAGGCAGCGATCAGACAGCTCGTCCGCGGCTGGATTCTAGATATGAAAGGGACCGAAGTTCGTATTAATGTCCTTAGTCCAGGAACAGTCGTAACGCCGGCGTACGATGAGTTATTTGGCTCCCAACTAGATCATTTCCTGGAACAGGCAAAAAATGATATTCCGCTCGGCAGAGTGGGACAGGTTGAAGAGATCTCAAATGCTGTCATGTTCCTAGCCTCTAATGAAAGCAGTTATTTGAACGGCGTTGAATTATTCGTAGATGGCGGAGTGGCTCAAGTTTAA
- a CDS encoding response regulator transcription factor: MRSEAILLVDDEEGILVMLENLLQKEGFIDIVKAGSAAEALHAVQTRRFDMIVLDVMLPDMDGFSLCTELRKTITTPVLFLTARSSDLDKLRGLFLGGDDYVTKPFNPLEVIARIQAHLRRSMMVESNHQNAEELYRFKTFTVNRSTGQLIINQKDTPCPAKEFELLLYFCKHPNRVFTAQQLYEQIWGSMVHGDEKTVVIHISRLRKKLEVDPSTPKVIVTLRGIGYKFVPPSGG, translated from the coding sequence ATGCGGAGCGAAGCTATATTGTTAGTGGATGATGAGGAAGGTATTTTGGTCATGCTTGAAAATCTGCTTCAAAAAGAAGGATTTATCGATATCGTAAAAGCCGGTTCCGCAGCTGAAGCGCTCCATGCCGTGCAAACAAGACGATTCGATATGATCGTTCTTGACGTCATGCTTCCGGACATGGATGGATTTTCGCTGTGCACGGAATTGCGCAAAACCATCACGACTCCGGTTTTGTTTCTGACTGCCCGTTCCAGCGACCTGGATAAACTTCGTGGCCTGTTCTTGGGCGGGGACGATTATGTAACCAAACCATTTAACCCTCTAGAGGTTATCGCGCGGATTCAGGCACATTTAAGGCGGAGTATGATGGTTGAATCCAATCATCAAAACGCCGAAGAACTTTATCGATTCAAGACGTTTACCGTGAACCGGTCAACGGGCCAGCTCATTATCAATCAAAAGGATACGCCTTGTCCGGCAAAGGAATTTGAACTTCTCCTCTATTTCTGCAAGCACCCCAACCGAGTATTTACAGCCCAGCAGCTATACGAGCAAATATGGGGCTCGATGGTTCATGGTGATGAGAAGACTGTTGTCATTCATATTTCAAGATTACGCAAGAAGCTGGAAGTCGATCCGTCTACTCCTAAGGTTATCGTTACGTTAAGAGGAATCGGATACAAGTTCGTTCCGCCGTCGGGAGGCTAA
- a CDS encoding NAD(P)-dependent oxidoreductase, giving the protein MKIAIIGATGGTGRKVMERALELGHEVVAVARRPDVIPPAERLIIRQGDVFDAPGMAKVIADTDAVISCIGPPSNFSPGTAKKGFLNIMAAKSVMAANFSPGTVMSEGIPNILAACQRTGIKRLVMQSGINLSNGKELSVVNRWAVSMMRRIYWKAIEDKAIAEHAVIQSELDWVIVRASVLKYADGTLKYTAGPSARIAPLRPLPFMDCADCLLRAATSEQAWVRKIVNVGR; this is encoded by the coding sequence ATGAAAATTGCGATTATTGGAGCCACAGGGGGAACTGGAAGGAAAGTTATGGAGCGGGCGCTTGAATTGGGACATGAGGTTGTAGCCGTGGCTCGCCGGCCGGATGTCATTCCCCCTGCAGAGCGTCTGATCATCCGGCAGGGGGATGTATTCGACGCGCCTGGGATGGCTAAAGTCATTGCCGATACAGATGCGGTAATCAGCTGTATCGGTCCACCCAGTAACTTCTCGCCGGGTACCGCAAAGAAGGGATTCCTGAATATCATGGCAGCAAAGAGTGTCATGGCGGCAAACTTCTCACCGGGTACCGTCATGTCGGAGGGAATACCGAATATCCTTGCGGCCTGTCAGCGGACTGGCATTAAGCGTCTAGTCATGCAGAGCGGCATTAATTTGAGCAATGGAAAAGAACTTTCTGTTGTAAATCGCTGGGCAGTAAGCATGATGCGCCGCATCTATTGGAAGGCGATCGAGGATAAGGCGATTGCTGAGCATGCGGTAATACAGAGCGAACTGGATTGGGTCATTGTACGAGCGTCAGTGCTCAAATACGCAGACGGCACTCTAAAATATACAGCAGGCCCATCAGCTCGCATCGCCCCACTCCGGCCGCTACCCTTTATGGACTGTGCCGACTGCCTATTGCGGGCGGCGACGAGTGAGCAAGCATGGGTCAGGAAGATCGTCAATGTTGGACGATGA
- a CDS encoding sensor histidine kinase encodes MNFMLRIALQLLAAFVFLLICIQVIIIGVAWLFWPDLIRTGSTSNHYEIFVVVLCSVLFVVTLLLIGWYLGKPIYIMIVWIRRLVSGRFDPPPGWKDLRSDHKGTLKIPYSIYKEVFEHLRMLGSTLQNNEKALREAEQSKQEWIRGISHDLKTPLTYISGYSAMLVHPDYRWSETEQIEFLSVIQQKAAHLQELVEDLNETVNGPIPLNAEHTDIVELVRRTVADVSSAPWAVGYAFVMESEPEQLSISCDPKLMTRAIRNLLVNAVVHNPENTQIEVRIKLLDPRIAEIRIKDNGVGFNQLAERDTIQSTNEHAGLGLSIAKKFIEANGGKITVQSSLGEGTSIMIRLQAEHN; translated from the coding sequence ATGAATTTTATGCTACGCATCGCTCTTCAGCTGCTGGCGGCTTTCGTTTTTCTATTGATTTGTATTCAAGTGATCATCATCGGGGTTGCCTGGTTATTCTGGCCGGATCTGATTCGGACCGGTAGCACTTCGAATCATTACGAAATCTTCGTGGTCGTCTTGTGCAGCGTTCTCTTTGTTGTTACCTTGCTTTTGATCGGATGGTATCTAGGGAAGCCGATTTACATCATGATCGTCTGGATCAGGCGCCTGGTTAGTGGACGGTTCGATCCGCCCCCGGGCTGGAAAGACCTCCGCTCCGATCACAAAGGCACGCTGAAAATTCCGTATTCGATTTACAAGGAAGTGTTCGAGCACCTACGAATGCTTGGCAGCACGCTCCAAAACAACGAGAAGGCGCTCCGCGAAGCGGAACAATCGAAGCAGGAATGGATTCGAGGGATCTCTCACGATTTGAAAACACCGTTAACCTATATCTCCGGTTATTCCGCGATGTTAGTTCACCCTGATTATCGGTGGAGCGAAACGGAGCAAATCGAATTCCTGTCGGTTATTCAGCAGAAAGCCGCGCATTTGCAAGAACTCGTTGAGGACCTTAATGAAACGGTTAATGGTCCGATTCCTCTAAATGCAGAGCATACGGATATCGTTGAACTTGTGCGCAGAACGGTAGCGGATGTCAGCAGTGCTCCTTGGGCTGTCGGATATGCATTTGTCATGGAGTCGGAACCAGAACAATTATCGATAAGCTGCGACCCGAAACTCATGACACGTGCTATTCGGAATTTGCTTGTCAATGCCGTCGTCCATAATCCGGAAAATACCCAGATTGAGGTTCGAATTAAGCTGCTCGATCCTCGGATTGCGGAGATTCGCATCAAAGATAACGGGGTCGGATTCAACCAGCTTGCGGAGCGTGATACGATTCAATCAACAAACGAACATGCGGGGCTTGGATTATCCATCGCTAAGAAATTTATCGAGGCGAACGGCGGGAAAATAACTGTCCAAAGCTCTCTTGGTGAAGGGACTTCCATTATGATCAGGCTGCAGGCAGAGCACAATTAG
- a CDS encoding winged helix-turn-helix transcriptional regulator yields MKTFYCELEVTLEVIGGKWKGLVLYYLIKGPKRTGELKRLVNNISQKMLIQTLRELETDGLIRRKMYNQVPPKVEYSTTELGQSLEPILRSLCDWGGNYAEQSYAPGEIEILYLD; encoded by the coding sequence ATGAAAACTTTTTACTGTGAACTGGAAGTTACACTAGAGGTTATCGGAGGAAAGTGGAAGGGGCTTGTGCTGTACTATTTAATAAAAGGACCTAAACGGACGGGGGAGCTTAAGCGACTCGTTAATAATATTTCGCAAAAGATGCTGATTCAAACACTTCGGGAACTGGAAACAGACGGATTAATTCGCAGAAAAATGTACAATCAAGTACCGCCTAAGGTGGAATATTCAACCACGGAACTGGGTCAATCACTTGAACCCATTTTGAGATCGCTTTGTGATTGGGGAGGGAATTACGCAGAGCAATCCTACGCTCCGGGCGAGATTGAGATTCTGTATCTGGATTAA
- a CDS encoding MFS transporter, producing the protein MTKQQKFLTMNLFLLTFVLGTSEFVMVGLLSEVALDMKITISAAGSLVTFFALSFAIGTPVFTALFSRFSKYPLILTLIGVFIVGNIITAISGSYGLLMVSRVITAVVTGVLIALAMAVASETMPIDKRGPVISIIFTGFTVASVLGVPLGTFIGQWGGWSMAYWFTTTLGIVSLIASFATIPRGLKGTRSSLKKQLKLFAYPRIVLAFFIPALSIAATYSVYTYLAPLLENVLFVPARYISLVFLLYGIVSIFSTLIGGKLAVYDGMGKIRYVFLAQAVILASLYFTSGLLVGGLVSISFMALVVYLMNSTMQLYFIDWADQHVPEARDLASSLTSVSVNVGIAMGSALGGYVTTNMELIDISWVGGIVAVLAAVLALINYGLERGARSSTLKEENGQHGQYEGSL; encoded by the coding sequence TTGACTAAACAACAAAAGTTCCTGACTATGAATTTATTTTTATTGACTTTTGTCCTGGGAACCAGTGAATTTGTGATGGTCGGCTTATTATCCGAAGTGGCCTTGGATATGAAGATTACCATATCGGCCGCAGGCTCCCTTGTGACGTTTTTCGCTCTGTCTTTTGCCATAGGTACTCCGGTTTTCACGGCGTTATTCAGTCGATTTTCTAAGTATCCGCTCATTCTCACTTTGATCGGCGTATTTATTGTTGGAAATATAATCACGGCTATATCAGGATCGTATGGTTTGCTTATGGTGTCCAGAGTGATCACGGCCGTGGTTACCGGTGTCTTGATTGCACTTGCAATGGCGGTGGCCAGCGAAACGATGCCTATTGATAAAAGAGGTCCGGTGATCTCCATTATTTTTACGGGTTTCACCGTGGCCAGCGTGCTCGGCGTCCCCCTTGGCACTTTCATCGGACAATGGGGTGGGTGGTCTATGGCTTATTGGTTTACCACGACACTGGGGATCGTTTCACTAATAGCTAGCTTCGCAACCATTCCAAGAGGACTAAAGGGGACGCGGAGTTCACTAAAAAAACAACTCAAATTATTCGCCTATCCTAGAATTGTGCTTGCTTTCTTTATTCCTGCGTTAAGCATTGCAGCAACCTATAGCGTCTATACGTATTTAGCTCCTTTACTTGAAAATGTGCTTTTTGTTCCGGCACGCTACATTAGTCTTGTCTTTTTACTGTATGGCATCGTGTCCATCTTCAGCACATTAATCGGAGGTAAGCTGGCTGTCTATGACGGGATGGGAAAAATTCGCTATGTATTTCTGGCTCAGGCCGTCATTTTAGCATCACTTTACTTTACCTCCGGATTGCTTGTAGGGGGACTCGTCAGCATCTCATTCATGGCTCTTGTTGTTTACCTTATGAACTCGACGATGCAGCTGTATTTCATTGATTGGGCAGATCAGCATGTTCCGGAAGCAAGAGACCTAGCTTCGTCCTTAACCTCTGTATCCGTCAATGTTGGTATTGCGATGGGATCCGCCTTGGGCGGATATGTCACGACGAACATGGAGCTCATTGATATTTCTTGGGTAGGAGGGATTGTGGCCGTATTAGCTGCGGTGCTGGCTTTAATCAACTATGGACTGGAACGTGGGGCCCGCAGCAGCACGTTAAAAGAGGAAAATGGACAGCACGGCCAATACGAAGGAAGCTTGTGA
- a CDS encoding winged helix-turn-helix transcriptional regulator: MITFRDKTYRCTSEIVLSLVSGKWKIAILNQLAKGPIRFNELQRLLPDTTQRMLTMQLRTLEQDGLISRKVYPVSPPKVEYDLSELGEQLAPMLLMLCDFGSTYIESFPDEVSHTNQKHA, from the coding sequence ATGATAACGTTTAGAGACAAAACATATCGTTGCACCTCCGAAATTGTTCTCAGTTTAGTTAGCGGCAAGTGGAAAATAGCTATTTTAAACCAGTTGGCAAAGGGTCCGATCCGATTTAATGAGCTGCAGCGGCTCCTTCCGGACACGACACAACGAATGCTTACGATGCAGCTAAGAACGCTTGAACAAGACGGACTCATTAGTCGCAAAGTTTATCCAGTTTCACCGCCTAAAGTGGAATACGATTTATCCGAGTTGGGCGAACAGTTGGCTCCCATGCTCCTGATGTTATGTGATTTTGGCTCGACTTATATCGAGAGCTTTCCCGATGAAGTATCGCACACCAATCAAAAGCATGCATGA